A region of Mesorhizobium sp. M3A.F.Ca.ET.080.04.2.1 DNA encodes the following proteins:
- the ligA gene encoding NAD-dependent DNA ligase LigA gives MSEKPVDSLSESEAAEELKRLAGEIAEHDRRYHAEDAPTISDAEYDALARRNLAIEERFPDLVREDSPSRRVGAPPAEGFAKVRHAVPMLSLAKAYTDQDVADFIERGRRFFDRDKDLDIAFTAEPKIDGLSASLRYENGVFVQGATRGDGAVGEDITANLKTIGDIPKTLKGSGWPEVIEIRGEVYMTYAEFEALKQRSTAAGGQDYVNPRNTAAGSLRQKDPAVTASRNLKFFAYAWGYTTADPAPTQYDSVQKFAEWGFKISPLMVRAKSVENLIEHYHRIEEQRSALGYDIDGVVYKVDQLELQRRWGFVTGEPRWAVAHKFPAEQAMTTVQKIDIQVGRTGTLAPVARLAPVTVGGVVVENVTLHNEDYIKGFDSNGQPIRDGIDVRIGDTVVIQRAGDVIPQIVSVVIDKRPADAVPYQFPHTCPICGSPATREINEKTGKEDSRRRCTGELICAAQAVEGLRHFVSRGAMDIEGLGAENIDLFFNAGLIKTAADIFTLKDRRPAVTRALAERREEQARLREEASGKTRKNVRSVEERNYEGLDKLFAAIDARREPELDRFIFALGIRHIGETTAAVLARQFSTIEELIRVGKETAKADDPHDVFPSINGIGDTVINALRDFFGNERNDDVIDALLAQVHPKPYVVEISAGSEVSGKTVVFTGTLEKMTRSEAKAMAERLGAKVAGSVSAKTDLVVAGPGAGSKLKTATDLGIEVIDEDTWLQRIGRGG, from the coding sequence ATGTCGGAAAAACCAGTCGACTCGCTGAGCGAAAGCGAGGCCGCGGAGGAGCTGAAGCGTCTGGCCGGGGAGATCGCCGAGCACGACCGGCGCTACCATGCCGAGGATGCGCCGACGATCTCCGACGCCGAGTATGATGCGCTGGCGCGGCGCAACCTCGCCATCGAAGAGCGATTTCCCGATCTCGTGCGCGAGGATTCGCCGTCGCGGCGGGTCGGCGCGCCGCCGGCGGAAGGTTTTGCCAAGGTCCGCCACGCGGTGCCGATGCTCAGCCTGGCGAAGGCTTACACCGACCAGGATGTCGCCGATTTCATCGAGCGCGGGCGGCGCTTCTTCGACCGCGACAAGGACCTCGACATCGCCTTCACCGCCGAGCCGAAGATCGATGGGCTGTCGGCATCGCTACGCTATGAAAACGGCGTGTTCGTGCAGGGCGCGACACGCGGCGACGGCGCCGTTGGCGAGGACATCACCGCCAATCTGAAGACGATCGGCGACATCCCCAAGACACTGAAGGGCTCGGGCTGGCCGGAGGTCATCGAGATCCGTGGCGAGGTCTACATGACCTACGCGGAGTTCGAGGCGCTGAAGCAACGCTCGACCGCGGCCGGAGGTCAGGACTATGTCAACCCTCGCAACACGGCCGCCGGCTCGCTGCGCCAGAAGGATCCCGCCGTCACCGCCAGCCGCAATCTCAAATTCTTCGCCTATGCCTGGGGCTACACGACTGCGGATCCCGCTCCGACGCAATATGATTCGGTGCAGAAGTTCGCGGAGTGGGGGTTCAAGATCAGCCCGCTGATGGTGCGGGCGAAATCGGTCGAGAATCTGATCGAACACTACCATCGGATCGAGGAGCAACGCTCGGCGCTGGGCTACGACATCGACGGGGTCGTGTACAAGGTCGACCAGTTGGAGCTGCAGCGCCGCTGGGGCTTTGTCACCGGCGAGCCGCGCTGGGCGGTCGCCCACAAGTTCCCGGCCGAGCAGGCGATGACGACCGTGCAGAAGATCGACATCCAGGTTGGCCGCACCGGCACGCTGGCGCCGGTTGCGCGGCTGGCACCGGTAACGGTCGGCGGCGTCGTCGTCGAAAACGTCACGCTGCATAACGAGGATTACATCAAAGGCTTCGACAGCAACGGCCAGCCGATCCGCGACGGCATCGACGTGCGCATCGGCGATACGGTGGTCATCCAGCGGGCAGGGGATGTCATTCCGCAGATCGTCAGCGTCGTCATCGACAAGCGGCCGGCCGACGCGGTGCCCTACCAATTCCCGCACACCTGTCCGATCTGCGGCTCGCCGGCGACGCGCGAGATCAACGAGAAGACCGGGAAGGAGGATTCGCGCCGTCGCTGCACCGGCGAGCTGATCTGCGCCGCGCAGGCCGTGGAGGGATTGCGCCATTTCGTCTCGCGCGGCGCAATGGATATCGAGGGCCTGGGCGCGGAGAACATCGACCTGTTCTTCAATGCCGGCCTGATCAAGACGGCCGCCGACATCTTCACGCTCAAGGACCGTCGCCCCGCCGTTACCAGGGCACTGGCCGAGCGGCGAGAGGAGCAGGCGAGACTGCGCGAAGAGGCGTCCGGCAAGACGCGCAAGAATGTGCGCAGCGTCGAGGAACGAAACTATGAAGGCCTCGACAAGCTTTTTGCGGCGATCGATGCGCGGCGCGAGCCGGAGCTCGACCGCTTCATCTTTGCGCTCGGCATCCGCCATATCGGCGAGACGACGGCGGCGGTGCTTGCGCGGCAGTTCTCAACGATCGAAGAACTGATCCGCGTCGGGAAGGAGACGGCAAAGGCTGACGATCCGCATGACGTTTTCCCGTCGATCAACGGCATCGGCGATACGGTGATCAATGCGTTGCGCGACTTCTTCGGCAACGAGCGCAACGACGACGTGATCGACGCGCTGCTGGCTCAGGTGCATCCGAAGCCATATGTCGTCGAGATTTCGGCCGGCAGCGAGGTCTCCGGCAAGACTGTGGTGTTCACCGGAACGCTGGAGAAGATGACGCGCTCGGAAGCCAAGGCGATGGCCGAACGCCTGGGCGCCAAGGTTGCGGGCTCGGTCTCGGCCAAGACCGATCTGGTGGTGGCGGGGCCAGGCGCCGGGTCCAAGCTCAAGACCGCGACCGACCTCGGCATCGAGGTGATCGACGAGGACACTTGGCTGCAGCGGATCGGCAGGGGTGGTTAA
- a CDS encoding TIGR02453 family protein encodes MAGVFKGFGQKAIPFLKALDFHQSREWFQENRDLYESELHEPFCALVETLSDRFSAAKLGLRGDRKKSLFRINRDVRFSKDKRPYNRHLSAILSPDGTKMEQGVFYVHIGLESCFAGVAWWQPSPELLQAMRKAIVTKPAAFRAMVTSLKKNGLALDPEDCLKRAPRGFEEVAEADLAQAVRNRHFVVRHDIDPTMIHSPALVDDLVGFTLRAKPLLDWGRAIQGTAV; translated from the coding sequence ATGGCCGGCGTGTTCAAGGGTTTTGGGCAAAAAGCCATTCCGTTCCTGAAGGCGCTGGACTTTCACCAGAGCCGTGAGTGGTTCCAGGAGAACCGCGACCTCTACGAGAGCGAACTGCACGAGCCGTTCTGCGCTCTGGTCGAGACGCTCAGCGATCGTTTTTCTGCGGCAAAGCTCGGTCTGCGCGGAGATCGCAAGAAGTCGCTGTTCCGCATCAACCGCGACGTGCGCTTCTCCAAGGACAAGCGGCCCTACAACCGGCATCTGTCGGCCATCCTGTCGCCTGACGGCACCAAGATGGAGCAAGGCGTTTTCTACGTCCATATCGGGCTCGAAAGCTGTTTCGCCGGCGTCGCCTGGTGGCAACCGAGCCCGGAACTGCTGCAGGCGATGCGCAAGGCGATCGTCACCAAGCCGGCCGCCTTCCGCGCCATGGTGACGTCGCTGAAGAAGAACGGCCTCGCACTCGACCCCGAGGATTGCCTCAAACGCGCGCCGCGCGGTTTTGAAGAGGTAGCCGAAGCCGACCTTGCCCAAGCCGTCCGCAACCGGCATTTCGTGGTCCGACACGACATCGATCCCACCATGATCCATTCGCCGGCGCTGGTCGACGACCTCGTCGGCTTCACCTTGCGCGCCAAGCCGTTGCTCGACTGGGGCAGGGCGATCCAGGGCACCGCCGTTTAG
- a CDS encoding AzlC family ABC transporter permease, with the protein MSAEAISDSSARSDFWDGVRLSMPVVVAAAPFAMLFGALAVDNGFSVLEAFLMSALIFGGASQMVGIELFGQHVAPWLIVLSIFAVNFRHVLYSAGLGRRIAHWPVLQQALGYFIMTDPQYAVAEARAASGQTVGFAWYLGLGLPVYVLWVIESGLGAVFGKLIPDTQALGIDFLLPIYFLGLVLGFRKRPLWAPVVVASAIASIIAYKTVGSPWHVSIGAVAGVLLAVILPPHHSGVGERP; encoded by the coding sequence ATGTCGGCGGAAGCGATTTCCGATAGCAGTGCCAGAAGCGATTTCTGGGATGGCGTGCGGCTGTCGATGCCCGTCGTTGTCGCGGCGGCTCCGTTCGCGATGCTGTTCGGCGCGCTTGCCGTCGACAATGGATTTTCGGTGCTCGAGGCCTTTCTGATGAGCGCGCTGATCTTCGGCGGCGCCAGCCAGATGGTCGGGATCGAGCTGTTCGGGCAGCATGTGGCGCCGTGGCTGATCGTCCTGTCGATCTTCGCGGTGAACTTTCGCCACGTGCTCTATTCCGCCGGCCTTGGCCGCCGCATCGCGCATTGGCCGGTGCTGCAGCAGGCGCTCGGCTATTTCATCATGACCGATCCGCAATATGCCGTGGCCGAGGCGAGAGCCGCATCTGGACAGACGGTCGGCTTTGCCTGGTATCTGGGCCTCGGCCTGCCGGTCTATGTGCTCTGGGTAATCGAAAGCGGTCTGGGCGCGGTGTTCGGCAAGCTCATCCCCGACACCCAGGCGCTCGGCATCGACTTCCTGCTGCCGATCTACTTCCTCGGCCTAGTCCTGGGTTTCCGCAAGCGGCCGCTCTGGGCGCCCGTGGTCGTCGCCAGCGCGATCGCCTCCATCATCGCCTACAAGACGGTCGGCTCCCCCTGGCATGTCTCCATCGGAGCTGTTGCAGGCGTGCTTCTGGCGGTGATCCTGCCGCCCCATCACAGTGGCGTGGGAGAGCGGCCATGA
- a CDS encoding AzlD family protein: protein MSTTFWIIIAGAIATYLTRVGGHLVISRFESVHPRVEAGLNAVPAAVLTTLVAPAALSAGPAEWAALIVTAIVSLRGGLMAMFLAGAAVLILARQFVG from the coding sequence ATGAGCACCACATTCTGGATCATCATCGCCGGCGCGATCGCCACCTATCTGACCCGTGTCGGTGGCCACCTCGTCATCTCGCGCTTCGAGAGCGTTCATCCGCGCGTCGAAGCTGGGTTGAACGCCGTGCCGGCTGCGGTGCTGACGACGCTGGTCGCGCCCGCCGCACTCAGCGCCGGCCCGGCCGAATGGGCTGCTCTGATTGTCACCGCCATCGTCTCCTTGCGTGGCGGTCTGATGGCGATGTTCCTGGCCGGCGCTGCAGTTCTGATTCTTGCGCGCCAGTTCGTGGGATAA
- a CDS encoding aminopeptidase P family protein yields MFQTFDSAGDPAVGKPRVALLRQWLAENGLDGFMVPRADEHQGEYVADRSARLKWLTGFSGSAGVAVILRDRAFIFVDGRYTLQVRNEVDLGIFTIESLVDNPPATWIKENLGKGAQLGFDPWLHTIGEVKALKASAEQSGATLVPLDENPIDIVWKDQPGPPQAPVELHPLNFAGELAKDKLARLASALQRDGATHAVLTDPSSIAWAFNIRGGDVPHTPLALGFAVLAADGKHQLFMDQRKFSRMVAAYLTQLADLHDPGEFETAVAALAGDGARVALDPVLAAEKLKMLVEDNGGTVVSAPDPARIPRATKNQAEINGSRAAHRRDGAAVAKLLCWLDRQEPGTLDEIAVVTRLEEVRRQTGEETQMPLRDISFDTISGAGPNGAIMHYRVSRATSRKLQSGELFLLDSGAQYQDGTTDITRTVPVGQPTEEMRERFTLVLKGMIGISMLRFPAGTRGSEIDAVARIALWRHGCDFAHGTGHGVGSYLAVHEGPQRIARTGTEKLLAGMMLSNEPGYYKEGSYGIRIENLVLVTPAEQIEGGDIAMHGFETLTLAPIDKRLVRTDLLTRDELHWLDQYHARVLAEIGPMVDGETLAWLEKATAPLPHDTKI; encoded by the coding sequence ATGTTCCAGACCTTTGATTCCGCTGGTGATCCGGCCGTGGGCAAGCCGCGCGTGGCGTTGCTGCGCCAGTGGCTGGCGGAGAACGGACTCGACGGCTTTATGGTGCCGCGCGCCGACGAGCATCAGGGCGAATATGTCGCCGACCGCTCGGCACGGCTGAAATGGCTTACCGGTTTCAGCGGCTCGGCCGGCGTTGCCGTCATTCTGCGCGACCGCGCCTTCATCTTCGTCGACGGCCGCTACACGCTGCAGGTGCGCAACGAGGTCGACCTCGGGATCTTCACCATCGAGAGCCTTGTCGACAACCCGCCGGCCACCTGGATCAAGGAAAATCTCGGCAAGGGCGCGCAGCTCGGTTTCGACCCATGGCTGCACACGATCGGCGAGGTCAAGGCGCTGAAGGCCTCGGCCGAACAGTCCGGCGCAACCTTGGTGCCGCTCGACGAGAACCCGATCGATATCGTCTGGAAGGACCAGCCCGGGCCGCCGCAGGCGCCGGTCGAGCTTCACCCGCTCAACTTTGCCGGCGAGCTCGCCAAGGACAAGCTGGCGCGGCTGGCGAGCGCGCTCCAAAGGGACGGCGCCACCCACGCCGTGCTCACCGACCCCTCTTCCATCGCGTGGGCGTTCAACATCCGCGGTGGCGACGTGCCGCATACGCCGCTGGCTCTGGGCTTCGCCGTGCTTGCAGCCGACGGCAAGCATCAGCTGTTCATGGACCAGCGGAAATTCTCACGCATGGTGGCCGCCTATCTCACCCAGCTTGCCGACCTGCACGATCCAGGTGAGTTCGAAACCGCCGTCGCTGCCCTGGCCGGGGACGGCGCCAGGGTCGCGCTCGATCCGGTGCTGGCGGCGGAAAAGCTGAAGATGCTGGTCGAGGACAATGGCGGCACGGTTGTTTCCGCGCCCGATCCGGCCCGCATTCCGCGCGCCACAAAAAACCAGGCCGAGATCAACGGCAGCCGCGCCGCGCACCGCCGCGACGGCGCAGCGGTCGCCAAGCTGCTCTGCTGGCTCGACCGCCAGGAGCCAGGCACGCTCGACGAGATTGCCGTCGTCACCAGACTCGAGGAGGTGCGCCGGCAGACCGGTGAGGAAACGCAGATGCCGCTGCGAGACATTTCCTTCGACACGATTTCCGGCGCCGGTCCGAACGGCGCCATCATGCACTATCGGGTATCGCGCGCCACCAGCCGCAAGCTTCAGAGCGGCGAGCTGTTCCTGCTCGATTCCGGCGCCCAGTACCAGGACGGCACCACCGACATCACCCGCACCGTGCCCGTCGGCCAGCCGACAGAGGAGATGCGCGAGCGCTTCACATTGGTGCTGAAGGGCATGATCGGCATATCGATGCTACGCTTTCCGGCCGGCACGCGCGGCTCGGAAATCGACGCCGTCGCGCGCATCGCGCTTTGGAGACATGGCTGCGATTTCGCCCATGGCACCGGCCACGGCGTCGGCTCCTACCTCGCCGTGCACGAGGGACCGCAGCGCATCGCCCGCACCGGCACCGAGAAGCTGCTCGCCGGCATGATGCTCTCCAACGAGCCGGGCTACTACAAGGAAGGCTCCTACGGCATCCGCATCGAGAACCTGGTCTTGGTAACGCCGGCCGAACAGATCGAAGGCGGCGACATCGCCATGCATGGCTTCGAGACGTTGACGCTGGCGCCTATCGACAAGCGCCTGGTCCGCACCGATCTGTTGACCCGCGACGAGTTGCACTGGCTCGACCAGTATCACGCACGTGTGCTGGCCGAGATCGGGCCCATGGTGGACGGCGAGACATTGGCGTGGCTGGAGAAGGCGACCGCGCCGCTGCCGCACGACACCAAGATCTGA
- a CDS encoding 50S ribosomal protein L11 methyltransferase: MPQTRLHLNATKSEADRIFAALADAFEDDGLPIAVLEVDEDKDIHEVSLYADGEIDSVEARMKDVLAGLGLPKPVERETLPEIDWVARSLEGLRPVRAGRFLVHGAHDRGKRHSGDIAIEIEAGLAFGTGHHGTTAGCLETLEKVVRREHPRNALDLGTGSAVLAIALAKLAHIPVLATDIDPVAVRVAAANARLNRVKALVETVTAPGFHHPIFRKRAPFDLIVANILARPLMRLAPQMARHITLGGSLVLSGILDRQREAVISAYVGQSFRHVRTLHREGWVTIHLKR, encoded by the coding sequence ATGCCGCAGACCAGGCTGCATCTCAACGCGACCAAGTCAGAGGCCGACCGCATCTTCGCAGCCCTTGCCGACGCCTTCGAAGATGACGGCCTGCCGATCGCAGTACTGGAGGTCGACGAAGACAAGGACATCCACGAAGTGTCGCTCTATGCCGATGGCGAGATCGATTCTGTCGAAGCGCGGATGAAGGACGTTCTCGCGGGCCTTGGCTTGCCGAAACCGGTGGAACGCGAAACGCTTCCCGAGATAGACTGGGTGGCACGCTCGCTGGAAGGGCTGAGGCCGGTGCGCGCCGGGCGTTTCCTCGTCCATGGTGCGCATGACCGCGGCAAGCGCCACAGCGGCGACATCGCCATCGAGATCGAAGCGGGGCTTGCCTTCGGCACCGGCCACCACGGCACCACCGCCGGCTGCCTCGAGACGCTGGAAAAGGTCGTGCGGCGCGAACATCCGCGCAATGCGCTCGATCTCGGCACCGGCAGCGCCGTGCTGGCGATTGCCTTGGCCAAGCTCGCGCATATCCCGGTGCTGGCGACCGACATCGACCCGGTCGCAGTCCGTGTGGCCGCCGCCAATGCGCGCCTAAACCGGGTCAAAGCACTCGTCGAGACGGTGACGGCGCCGGGTTTCCATCATCCGATCTTTCGCAAGCGCGCTCCCTTCGACCTGATCGTCGCCAACATATTGGCGCGGCCGCTGATGCGGCTGGCGCCGCAGATGGCCAGGCACATCACGCTCGGCGGCTCGCTGGTGCTCTCCGGCATTCTTGACCGGCAGCGCGAGGCGGTGATCTCGGCCTATGTCGGCCAGAGCTTCCGTCACGTGCGCACCTTGCACCGCGAAGGCTGGGTGACGATCCATCTCAAGCGTTGA
- a CDS encoding SCO family protein encodes MMRSILIGILVLMAAGIGWLTFDWYRSHYSGQPFGAPFTLVDQKGAPITEAAFRGHPSAVFFGFTHCPEVCPTTLFELAGWLKTLGDDGKNLHAYFVTVDPERDTPEAINAYVSNFSDRITGITGEPDKVHAMAKAFSIYWKKVDTGNGDYTMDHTASVLLLNSKGEFSGTIAYGESADTAIAKLKRLAAG; translated from the coding sequence ATGATGCGTTCAATCCTGATCGGCATTCTTGTCCTGATGGCAGCGGGCATCGGCTGGCTCACCTTCGACTGGTACCGCAGTCACTATAGCGGCCAGCCGTTCGGCGCGCCCTTCACGCTGGTCGACCAGAAAGGCGCTCCGATCACCGAGGCCGCGTTCAGAGGTCATCCGAGCGCGGTCTTCTTCGGCTTCACGCATTGCCCGGAAGTGTGCCCGACGACGCTGTTCGAGCTGGCCGGCTGGCTGAAGACGCTTGGCGACGACGGCAAGAACCTGCACGCCTATTTCGTCACCGTCGACCCGGAGCGGGACACGCCGGAAGCCATCAACGCCTATGTCAGCAATTTCTCCGATCGTATCACCGGCATCACCGGAGAGCCTGACAAGGTGCATGCCATGGCCAAGGCCTTCAGCATCTACTGGAAGAAGGTGGACACCGGGAACGGCGACTACACGATGGACCACACCGCCTCGGTGCTGCTGCTCAATTCCAAGGGTGAGTTCTCCGGCACCATCGCCTATGGCGAAAGCGCCGACACCGCCATTGCCAAGCTGAAGCGGCTCGCGGCGGGCTAA
- a CDS encoding cytochrome b/b6 domain-containing protein produces MADSPVASYSKTQIWLHWSIAALILVQFLAHDGMEHVWRSLRRGQEAAAGDWPLAYMHVVLGLAVLALATWRLWLRGTRGVPPVSGLEHPALRLLAQATHFAIYALIFVVPISGAAAWFLQLPGAGLVHVVGKNVLLYLVLLHIAGALVQHFVLKTDVLRQMLAFRQA; encoded by the coding sequence ATGGCCGATTCGCCGGTGGCATCCTATTCGAAGACCCAGATATGGCTCCACTGGAGCATCGCGGCGCTGATCCTGGTCCAGTTCCTTGCCCATGACGGCATGGAGCATGTCTGGCGTTCACTGCGTCGGGGACAAGAGGCTGCGGCCGGCGATTGGCCATTAGCCTACATGCATGTCGTGCTTGGTCTTGCGGTGCTGGCCCTGGCAACGTGGCGGCTCTGGCTGCGGGGGACGCGCGGTGTCCCACCGGTTTCGGGCCTGGAGCATCCGGCGCTGCGGCTGCTCGCCCAGGCAACGCATTTCGCGATCTACGCACTCATCTTCGTCGTTCCGATCTCGGGCGCCGCCGCCTGGTTCCTGCAGTTGCCGGGAGCGGGCCTGGTGCATGTCGTCGGCAAGAACGTCCTGCTCTACCTGGTGCTGCTGCACATTGCGGGCGCGCTGGTCCAGCACTTCGTCCTGAAGACGGATGTGCTGCGCCAGATGCTGGCATTCCGCCAAGCTTAG
- a CDS encoding CreA family protein: MADEVGKVGVDWVGNDIMIDAIKDPKVEGVTCHVAYFDRSVIDRLHKGNWFEDPSDSSISCRQTGPISIGDIDTSESGEEVFKQGLSLIWKKQVVNRIYDKKNETLIYLSHSRQVQNGSAKMSVTTVPLYGQNVVWTKGKPQ, encoded by the coding sequence ATGGCGGACGAGGTCGGCAAGGTCGGTGTCGACTGGGTCGGCAACGACATCATGATCGATGCGATCAAGGACCCGAAAGTCGAAGGGGTCACCTGCCACGTCGCCTATTTCGATCGCAGTGTCATCGACCGGCTGCATAAGGGCAACTGGTTCGAGGATCCGTCGGATTCCTCGATCTCCTGCCGCCAAACCGGTCCGATCAGCATCGGCGACATCGACACCAGCGAAAGCGGCGAGGAGGTGTTCAAGCAAGGCCTCAGCCTGATCTGGAAAAAGCAGGTGGTGAACCGCATCTACGATAAGAAAAACGAGACGCTGATCTACCTGTCGCATTCGCGCCAGGTGCAGAACGGCTCGGCGAAGATGTCCGTCACCACCGTTCCGCTCTACGGCCAGAACGTGGTGTGGACGAAGGGCAAGCCGCAATAG
- a CDS encoding DapH/DapD/GlmU-related protein, with protein sequence MDRPENLVLKDPEPRIHPTAELKGCKLGRYASIGERVILRDVTVGDFSYFERHSEAIYTTIGKFCSIAANSRINALEHPIERLTQHKVSYRPNEYFRWLGVDAAFRERRQAKSVAIGHDVWIGHGAVVMPDVSIGNGAVIGANAVVTRDVPAYAIVTGVPAKPLRQRFADDIAARIEHLAWWDWTPDKLARAIPDVQAMSIEAFLDRWERQP encoded by the coding sequence ATGGACCGCCCCGAAAACCTCGTCCTGAAGGATCCTGAGCCGCGCATCCATCCGACCGCGGAGCTGAAGGGATGCAAACTCGGCCGCTATGCCTCGATCGGCGAGCGGGTGATCCTGCGCGACGTGACGGTGGGCGACTTCTCTTACTTCGAACGCCATTCGGAGGCGATCTATACGACGATCGGCAAGTTCTGCTCGATTGCTGCCAACAGCCGCATCAATGCGCTGGAGCACCCGATCGAGCGGCTGACCCAGCACAAGGTCAGCTACCGGCCGAACGAATATTTCCGCTGGCTCGGCGTCGATGCGGCGTTTCGCGAGCGGCGGCAGGCCAAGTCGGTTGCCATCGGTCACGATGTCTGGATCGGGCATGGCGCGGTTGTCATGCCCGATGTGTCTATCGGCAACGGCGCGGTCATCGGCGCCAATGCCGTGGTGACGCGAGACGTGCCGGCCTATGCGATCGTGACCGGTGTTCCAGCGAAGCCGCTGCGCCAGCGTTTCGCTGACGACATCGCTGCGCGCATCGAACACCTCGCCTGGTGGGACTGGACGCCCGACAAACTGGCGAGGGCAATTCCCGACGTGCAAGCCATGTCCATCGAGGCCTTCCTCGATCGCTGGGAACGCCAACCCTGA
- a CDS encoding low affinity iron permease family protein yields MLEKHFTRVANWVAHLAGTPPTFAVCVLIVLIWAISGPLFGFSDTWQLVINTGTTIVTFLMVFLIQNTQNRDGAAIQTKLDELIRVSQAHNHFIGIEHLTESEVEEIRSKCEAAAKRHDRKIAETAAKKAVAGRAAASHDRKIADAAAKKAVAKKNGSKKKAAA; encoded by the coding sequence ATGCTCGAAAAACATTTTACCAGGGTCGCCAATTGGGTGGCTCACCTGGCCGGCACGCCGCCGACCTTCGCCGTCTGCGTGCTGATCGTGTTGATCTGGGCGATCAGTGGCCCGCTCTTCGGCTTCTCGGATACCTGGCAACTGGTCATCAATACCGGCACCACCATCGTCACCTTTCTGATGGTGTTTCTCATCCAGAACACACAGAACCGTGATGGGGCCGCGATTCAGACCAAGCTCGACGAACTGATCCGCGTCAGCCAGGCTCACAATCATTTCATCGGCATCGAGCACCTGACCGAATCCGAGGTCGAGGAGATCCGTTCCAAATGCGAAGCGGCGGCAAAGCGGCACGACCGCAAGATCGCCGAAACAGCAGCCAAGAAAGCCGTGGCTGGGAGGGCCGCGGCCAGCCACGACCGCAAGATCGCTGACGCAGCCGCAAAGAAGGCCGTGGCGAAGAAGAACGGCTCCAAGAAGAAAGCGGCGGCCTGA
- a CDS encoding SDR family NAD(P)-dependent oxidoreductase — protein MTSDAEIQSALPAFASGNVAVITGGASGIGLAAAKRFAAMGMKTVIADLGGPRLDQARQAIADFGGDVLALATDVSRADEVDRLAETAHNAFGAVSVLMNNAGVGNNPGKPWENRDAWKRLFDINFWGVVHGVEAFAPRMLASGKPALIINTGSKQGITTPPGNLAYNVSKAGVKTFTEGLAHALRNEPGSKLAAHLLIPGFTYTGLTEGATEKPAGAWTGEQVIDFMLASLKRGDFYILCPDNEVARPTDEKRMAWAIGDIIENRPALSRWHPDHKDAFAAFMDR, from the coding sequence ATGACCAGCGATGCCGAAATCCAGTCTGCCCTGCCCGCCTTTGCCTCCGGCAACGTCGCCGTCATTACCGGCGGCGCCAGCGGCATCGGACTCGCCGCCGCGAAGCGCTTTGCGGCCATGGGCATGAAGACGGTGATTGCCGATCTCGGCGGCCCGCGTCTCGACCAGGCCCGGCAGGCGATCGCCGACTTCGGCGGCGATGTTCTCGCGCTCGCCACGGATGTTTCCAGGGCCGACGAGGTCGATCGGCTGGCCGAAACTGCCCATAACGCCTTCGGTGCGGTCTCGGTGCTGATGAACAACGCGGGCGTCGGCAACAACCCTGGCAAGCCATGGGAAAATCGAGATGCCTGGAAGCGACTTTTTGACATCAATTTCTGGGGTGTTGTGCATGGCGTCGAGGCTTTCGCGCCGCGCATGCTGGCGTCGGGAAAGCCCGCCCTGATCATCAACACCGGTTCCAAGCAAGGCATCACCACTCCACCCGGCAATCTCGCCTACAACGTCTCCAAGGCCGGCGTGAAGACCTTCACCGAGGGACTGGCACATGCGCTCCGCAACGAACCCGGCTCGAAGCTCGCGGCGCATTTGCTCATTCCCGGCTTCACCTATACCGGCCTGACCGAAGGCGCGACGGAGAAACCAGCCGGCGCCTGGACGGGCGAGCAGGTGATCGATTTCATGCTGGCGTCGCTCAAACGCGGCGATTTCTACATCCTGTGCCCCGACAACGAGGTCGCGCGGCCGACGGACGAAAAGCGCATGGCCTGGGCGATCGGCGACATCATCGAGAACCGCCCGGCCCTGTCGCGCTGGCATCCGGATCATAAGGATGCGTTTGCGGCTTTCATGGACCGCTGA